The nucleotide window GGGGAGGGTCTGGTACCCTGCCAAATTTCCCATCTGCCCTGGTGGGCTGGCATAGGGTACTCACATCTCCTCATCTAGAAACTCACTGCTGCAGTTTTAGCAATGGGAATTAAATGATTCCTTGGGAaattgggggtggtggggggaatcAGTGGTCATTACCAAGTGGGTCTGAAATCTACACAGATAGAGTATTCAAGGGATCATCACCAATCTGGGCTTGAGAGCCCAAGCCTAGAAATTCTGAGGCTTCTCTAAGTTTTGCAATGGCTTTTAATCGGACATTTAAAAGGACCCAAATCGGTGATATTTACCATGGAGACATCAAAGAGCAGTGCAGTCTGAAGTGAAAAATGTTATATAGATCAGGTTTTAGCCCAGGCTTTGCTACTATAACAAGGATTTTTTTGCTTATACTTGGAACTTTGAAGGATTGTTATGAAATTAGTTAGTGTACCTAAAGCACCTGGTACCTTATACATGGTAGTCattctgttaaaaatataatgatttttgatGCTCAAAATCATCTGAAACGAGTAAGTCCTATAAGCCCAGTGGTGTGCTAGTATCAGCACTTAGGGGCTTGTGAGAGTTGATTATGTGCACCTTTGGCAGACTCCAAGTTCAGTGCTAACATGTGGCTTGAAATCAGCCCTGGTAtcagtatttacaccatggaaattggcacaCGTATAGATCAGAGTTTTTTCCTGGAGAGCTAGAGtcattaaacatttaccagcatacCTCTGTAAAAAAATCACAATCTCAGCAAAGAGCCAGCCAGCACCATAAAATATGCACCTACCTTGGTCTTTCATTTTATCTCTATGATTTGCAACCATGTAACCAAACCAGGATTCTGCCCTCATGACTGTTTGCCCATAGATcacaaagtattttataaatagtatctCATTAATTCTCACAACACCCTGAGAGCTAGAGAAAGCTTGACTTGCCTGAGGCAGGACAGGAAATCAGCGGTGAAAAGCAGAGCCTAACCGGTGTACTAACCACCTTTGCCACCCCTCCTACACATCATTATCGTCCAGACTGGCATAAAGACAATGGTAGTGATTACCAATGGTGCTTTTTACCTCgtaacccaaatagccaaagtctCTCTACAGATTTGGTTCAAATGCTTGGTCCTTTGAGTACAAATCTGACTCCCCAGAATGGCTGCCTTCGGCACTTGGAGGCTATGTCTCCAGGGCTGCTGATGGTCTTATATTAATCAGCTTTCCcacattctttctccttctggtcCAATGACAAtatgtgtttgaaaaaaaaaaaaagttggcttgAGTTGGGGGCTCTGTTCTGACTCTAGCAGATGCAAATGGCGTTATAACCAACCACATATGTTGTTTTTTGTGACCCTTTCTCTGGACACCCCAAGGGCAAGACCTAAGAGTTGCTCTCTGAGGCCTTATCTCCATAATACTTTGGGAATGAATCAGTAACCTGGTGGTGAACCATCTCTAAAATGGCTCACCCTCCAATAGATTTTCACACACTAGAGTAATCCCTACTACCCCTTGATTGCCGGTAGACCTAGTGATGTGCTtccaaagaagagaggaaggcaaaAGTGACAGGATGTCACTTCTAAGACTGGGTTATTAAAGACCATGACTTTCATCTCTGGGGGAGCAAGGTGCCATGTTATAAGTGGTTGTAGGCCATGAGAGGGTACACATAGCAAGGAACTAATGTCTCTGGCAAACAGCTAGCAAGAACCTGAGACCTGCCAATAGCCACGAGATGAACTTGAATGCATCTGCCTCCAGTTGAGCCTTGAGGTAACTGGAGCCCTGACCAATGCCTTGACTGCAGTCTTGTGGGAGACCCCAAGCCGGAGAACCCAGCTAAGTGTCCTCAGATTCCTGACACACGAAGACTGtgagatagtaaatatttgttgttttaagctgctactttttgaggtaatttgttataAAGTGACAGATAACTAGTAGGATCCTCAGCCAACAAGGAAAATGGTCAAATGGGTTCAGTCCCTCAATCTACCATACAAACCACTCTACATGGTAGAGCCTACCTAGCATCCCTGAAAGGATTTTGGCATGGCCCTCTTCTAAATCAACATAGAGACCTCCAACTTTCATAACACTTGAAAGCCTGCTTTAGGGACAAGACTGTTTCCCTTTTTTGAATGATCCAACACCCCAAACTAAAATGAAAGAAGTCTATGGCAACCTGGCAACTAGAAATTCCCAGTTCTCAATGTTATAAAGTCACAGACTGTCCGGTAAAAGTGAGGCCAGAAGGGGAAGTATATGCTAAAAGCTGCCCTTTCTGGTCTTGCATGAGTAATTCTTGCAGCTGGAGTTTCACTACAACCACAGGATTGTGGCACCACGAAGGTGGCCATTTTCAAATCTGGCCTGACATCAGAATGTAATTCAACTAGATAAACCTGGGATGTGGCCAAAATAAGTAACATTTAAATAACTGGAGCCAATGAATAGCATCACTTTTCTATAGAACCATATGACTGTGatgtgaagaaataaaagccTTTGTTGTTTTAAAGGGCAGGGACAATTGGAAGTTTTACAGGAGACAGTTACAAAATTTTCCACCCTtagctctccaaagaagacaccaGTTGGTAGCTTTGGGAGCTGGGTGTGGAAGGTGTTACTTGGAAAAGACAATTACACTGATTCTGAACAGAATGTGAACCAATGTTACCACATTCATCATAAAGCCTAAAACATGATCTATCCTCTATACTCTGAGCCCATTTTTCTGATCCACTCCCTTTAGTGACTTAGCTCCTTGAAATCAACATTCTATATCAAACAGGTCATAGAAAGCTACCAAACTTCTCTCCCAAAcagcaaatttttaattttcagaattattttggagtggttttttaaaaaattatcctgaaAAAACTCAAAATACTCTCCCAAAAATtggtctctgcttctgtttttcacACTTGTCTGCCTGGGTGAGAGCAAGGGGACACTTGTGTGTGACACATTTCATCTAGATAAACGGGGGTGGGTTTTCTGCATCTTATAcatagattcttttaaaaatgttccttgtaatttttttaaagggctttcttcttttttgtctttctacatAGTTATCTCATCAGGGCTATAAGGTGAGAAGAATATAGTCAGGGGCTATAACATGAGGCAAAGAAGCTCATAACTAAACTGGTGTTGGTTGTATTTAAGATCATATTTTATCCTGTCGGTTTTCGACAGTGCTTGCAATTTCTCCCTCAATAAGCAAAGATGACTTAGATCAGTGGCCTGATGAATAAGCATGAAAATTTGATTTAGAAAAGGAGAATATCCTGAAgctcacagagagaaaaaaggatcTCCAACCCCCCACCATACACACTTTAAATGACAAAGCAAAGCAACAGCATTGTCTTTGAAGAACATCTTTCAGTGCAATCAATATCAATGCTCCCCAATGTTAGGTGGGAAgaataatttagaaagaaaaaaaaaggagccctttaaaaaacagaaggagtgaatgaaacatttttttaaatatcattaattCTTTATATTATCTTGAGGCAGAtaactccctcccccctccaaaaaaaaaaaaaaaaaaaaaacccaaaacccaaaacaacaacaaaaaccagtgTGAAGGGGAAACAAGCTTTGGAAGAAAAAGATGAGGACTCCTGTGGAAGGCCGGATGAAAAGTGTGAGCAGTCTGACACCCTACCTTGGATTAAACGATCCAGCCCTCCAGACCCATTAGCAAGAGTGGAGAAGGACAAAGAACTGTGAAGTGGAGGGACAGATTTCCAGTAAACcggtaatagaaaataaataaaagaaaaacagaggaagcCAAAGTCTCCCTGAAAGGGAACCCAATTAACTGTCTTCGATTTCAGGAtcgcttttttgttgtttgttgtttttgttttttcttgctgGAGAAGAGGCTCACCGTGGGCAACAGAAGCAGCAAAAGCAGCAACTTTTGCAAACATGCATCCCAATCAGAAATCCCTCAGGGCTCCAGCGCCTGGAACTGAGCTGACAGAAGGAAAGGGCTCCGCCAGGAGTAACGTTTTCTAAGGCGTAAGATTGCTTTGTGCGTGAGTgttatgagagagagagggagacagggagagagaagcagatttttcctttctcaacaTTGTCATTTTCCTGCATGGGAATTCAGGATATTCCTCGCTGTCCAGCGAGAAGGGAGAGCGGCCCCCCTCCCTCCTAACTTCTGATCTCGTCGGGAGTAAGCAGGGCGCGCGCGCGAGCGCCCATTGCCTTTAGCAGGGCGAAGATTTGACCGGGAACAAAAGAACGCTTGCCAATCGGAAAACGCTACCCGAAAACAGGATAActtctctttgtgttttgaaaACTAATTAGCAAATGCCCTTGGTTTCTAATACCCATTTAAACTTTTCAACGCATATTCCATTGCTTCTGCGACAAAGATGGGATCCCAACACGCCGCAGAACTAAGAAAAAGAGGACAAATACGCTCTCTAAACCGTACAGTGTTCCTGGCCACTCGGGtcgcaggttttttgtttttaatagccaTTTCCCCCAACACTGTTTTCTTATGGCTCCATTAAAGCTATACCAGATCGCTAGACTCTGGGCCGTGCTCGCGGGCAGGGTGACTTGGGGTCGGGGTCCCCAGCGCCCGCGGCTCCCCAACCCTCTCCCCTCCGAGGGGTCTGCACTTCCTCCCGCCTTAAGTCGGCCCCTTCGCCCGACTCCAATTTCTTCGCGGTCGCGGCCCCTCCTCCTTTTTACAACTGGGAGCGGGGATGAGAGGGGATTGTGGCCTCACGTGGTCTGTTAGAGTCGGGGGAGAGAAAAGCAATCTGCGATGCGCACCCTTTTCTGGCCCCATAGTGAACCCTTCATTTAGGACCCCGCTACCCAAAAGCACCCCGCCAAGCCCAGCGTTTTCAGCTCGGGGAGGGCTAACGTGACTCCGAGTCACGTCCCTATCTGCCGTGGCGCTGCTCTATTCTCAGCTTCTCCCCGTAAACTTCCCCCGTGCGCCCTTCTATTCAGGAATGTGTATTTTAGAGTACCCGGAAGAGGAACAAATCTTTCAAGCAAACTCCCTTTCTGGTGCgttcccccctcctctccccccagcgAATTCACGGTAAAAGTTTTTCTTAACttttccctcccagccccctgcccctcccctcaggAATCCGCCCAGAGCGCTGCAGACTGTGCCTCTCGGGTTCCTTCGCCCGCCCCTTCCGACTTCCACCCAATCCGGAGGCGACCACACAGAAAACAAAGGCTGCCATTGGGCGGTCTTGGAGCTCCAGGGCCCGCCCCCGGAGTGGTTTGtgaatggggggaggggagagggcgggGCGGCCCGGAATCCTGCGAGCGCGACGCTTCTTCTGCGGAGTTGCTGGGCTCCGAGACGTTACTCTGCGCTCCCTCCCGGCCGGCGCCGCGACTCACCGGCCGGGGCTGCGCGGGACTGGAGAGGCCAGGCCCAGGCCGCGAGCACGGGGGCCTCACACCTTTGGACGCAGTGTGACTGGATTTCTTCAAAGAACTCGCAGAGCTCTTGGCTCCAAGACGCCGATAGGACTCAGAGGGAGAATCAACCGTTTGGCTGAAACTTGGGGACAAGCTTTTGGGGCTGAAGAAGGAGCAGGGAGTGGAGAAGAAGGCGGcggagaaggaggaggtggcGGCGAACCGAGCCTCGAGGCAAGGAGGCGGAGCAGCACCGCAGAGGCTGCGGCCTTGGCTAGCAAGCAGCGGCGCCGGGCTCTCGCTCGCCGGGGGCCCAGACGCAAGCGGGGGGCGCGCGCGTTACTGTGCGCTGTGAGTCAAGAGACTTGGGCAAACTTTGAAGGGTAACCGGAGACGCTTGTTGCTCTTCGCCGCAGAAAGAGCCGCACCGTTACGTCCCGGCGCGAGGAAAAGGCGTCTCCCCCTCATCGGCGCCCCCGGCCCAGGCAGACGTGTTTGGGCCCCCGGCGGCTGCGCGAGTGCTGGGCGGAGGCGGCGACGGCGCCCTTGCGGCGCGAGCACCCTAGCTACAGCGCCCTCGGCTCCGCACCGCCCACGGCCCGGCCCCGGCGCCGGGAGGACTCTCATGCGCCCGGCGCGGCGGCGCCTGCCGGGATCCCAGCCTCTCCTGGCTGTCTTGTCGCGTTTCTTGGGCTGAGAGCGCCGCTGCACCCGCGGCCGGCGATGCGGGGCCCCCGCACGGCAGCGTCGCCCTCGCCTCTGGGCCTGTGCACGATGGTGCTTGCAGTGCTGGGCGCACTGCCCGCGGGCGCCGGGGCGCAGCCGTACCACGGCGAGAAGGGCATCTCAGTGCCGGACCACGGCTTCTGCCAGCCTATTTCCATCCCTCTGTGCACGGACATCGCCTACAACCAGACCATCCTGCCCAACCTGCTGGGTCACACGAACCAAGAAGATGCGGGCCTCGAGGTGCACCAGTTCTACCCGCTGGTGAAGGTGCAATGTTCTCCCGAGCTGCGCTTCTTCCTGTGCTCCATGTACGCACCCGTGTGCACCGTGCTCGATAAGGCCATCCCGCCGTGCCGTTCTCTGTGCGAGCGTGCCCGCCAGGGGTGTGAGGCGCTCATGAACAAGTTCGGCTTCCAATGGCCCGAGCGGCTGCGTTGCGAGAACTTCCCTGTGCACGGCGCCGGCGAGATCTGCGTGGGCCAGAACACGTCCGACGGCTCCGGGGGCCCAGGCGGCGGGCCCACCGCCTATCCTACAGCGCCCTACATGCCCGACCTGCCCTTCACCGCGCTGCCCCCGGGAGCCGCTGACGGCAGAGGCCGCTCGGCCTTCCCCTTCTCGTGCCCCCGCCAGCTCAAGGTGCCCCCCTACCTAGGCTACCGCTTCCTGGGCGAGCGCGACTGCGGCGCCCCCTGCGAGCCGGGCCGCGCCAACGGCCTCATGTACTTTAAGGAGGAGGAGAGGCGCTTCGCCCGCCTCTGGGTGGGCGTGTGGTCAGTGCTGTGCTGCGCCTCGACGCTCTTCACGGTGCTCACCTACCTAGTGGACATGCGGCGCTTCAGCTACCCGGAGCGGCCCATCATCTTCCTGTCGGGCTGCTACTTCATGGTGGCCGTGGCGCACGTGGCCGGCTTCCTGCTGGAGGACCGCGCCGTGTGCGTGGAGCGCTTCTCAGAAGACGGCTACCGCACGGTGGCGCAGGGCACCAAGAAGGAAGGCTGCACCATCCTCTTCATGGTGCTCTACTTCTTCGGCATGGCCAGTTCCATCTGGTGGGTCATCTTGTCGCTCACTTGGTTCCTGGCCGCTGGCATGAAGTGGGGCCACGAGGCCATCGAGGCCAACTCTCAGTACTTCCACCTGGCTGCGTGGGCGGTGCCCGCTGTCAAGACCATCACCATCCTGGCCATGGGCCAGGTGGACGGGGACCTGCTCAGCGGGGTTTGCTACGTGGGCCTGTCCAGCGTGGACGCGCTGCGGGGCTTCGTGCTGGCGCCCCTATTCGTCTACCTCTTCATCGGCACGTCCTTCCTGCTGGCCGGCTTCGTGTCGCTTTTCCGCATCCGCACCATCATGAAGCACGACGGCACCAAAACGGAGAAGCTGGAGAAGCTCATGGTGCGCATTGGCGTCTTCAGCGTGCTCTACACCGTGCCCGCCACCATCGTCCTGGCCTGTTACTTCTACGAGCAGGCCTTCCGCGAACACTGGGAGCGCACCTGGCTCCTGCAGACGTGCAAGAGCTACGCGGTTCCCTGCCCGCCCGGCCACTTCCCGCCCATGAGCCCTGACTTCACCGTCTTCATGATCAAATACCTGATGACCATGATCGTAGGCATCACCACGGGCTTCTGGATCTGGTCCGGCAAGACCCTGCAGTCGTGGCGCCGCTTCTACCACAgactcagccacagcagcaagggggAGACGGCGGTAtgagccccagcccctcccccacccttccttctcccacccccaccccccctcgCAGGGGGAAAGGCGCGGTAGGGACAGAATTGCCGGGTGGGGGGCTTGTTTCTGtaacctccctcccctccagtgAGAAGTGACCTGGAAGTGAGACGATAACGTGTAGATTTGGGACGAGGCGTGGGTTTGGAAAGGAGGCCTGAGTGGAAAGGCGGTTTGGATGAAAAGACTTGTGGCGGAGACTCcagggtgatgatgatgatggtgatgatgataacaaCGCTGTAAATCCTGAACGGTCCAGGCCGACCGGGGCCAGTGGAGAAGATTGAGATCCTATGGTTGCTCTGAGTTCTTCCGGCTCTGGGCCTGTGAGCGATTCCCTTGCTGCAAGACAAGTGGCCTGTCCTCACTCCTGTGAGGCCGGGGTGAAAGGTACAGCTGTCCGCCTGCGGCCTCTTTGTTGAAAAAAGGGGAGAACTCCCTGCAGTGTCCTTGTCAAACGGTGGTCAAACCATAATCTCTTTTCACTGGGGCCAAACTGGAGCCCAGATGGGTTAATTTCCAAGGTCAGACATTGCAGtctctcctcccctgcctcctcctgcctgTTTTTCCTCCCCTACTCCTTTCAAGTCTTgtaaaataagcatttttgaaGTCTTGGGAGGCCTGCCTCCTAGAATCCTAATGTGAGAATGTTAAAGAAATGAAGATAACATTttgcaaaggggaaaaagaggaggCAAGTAGTAGGTATTTCTACTACTTTTCTATGTTCTGgagaaggcaggaggaggaaaggagggtattttatttggtttaatACCCTGAAAAGAAGTGATGACTTGTTGCTTTTCAAAACAGGAATGCATTTTCCCCCTTGTCTTTGTTGTAAGAGACTAAAGAGGAAACAAGTGTCTCCCTGTGGAAAGGCGTAACTGTGAAGACAGCAACTTTTATAGGCAAAGCAGCGCAAATCTGAGGTTTCCCTTTGGATGTTAATTTGGTTGAGAtaaacattcctttttaaggaaaagtGAAAGGCAGTGTGCTTCCATTGCTCCTTTCCGTCAGAGGTTCTGACTTGGGCAAAGGAAATGCAGGGGTTTTGTCGTGTTTGTTTTAAGTAAATTTCATCCAGAACACATGATCCAACAGGCTCTATTAAAATGTTCAAGGAAATCTCTCCcttcgtttttcttttcttcccgtAAACCTGCATTtaggttttctttctattttttttttccctccaatttGAATCCCTCATGATAAAAAGAGAAGCATAATGCCTTTAGCCTCATaataaaggtaaatttttttttaaaaaaagtaaagaagcaTTTTGTCCTATTTTCTTTGTTCCATAAATCCGTTTATAAAAGAGCATGTATATGCTGACCCTGTCTTTGTGTGACTGGGTGGGGAGGTGACCTGCAGAAATGATAGTGAGGGAAGAGGACAGTTCAACCAATGGGCCCGATTTTTAAGGAAAGTCATTGAAAGAAGGTAAACGTCAAAGTAATTCTGGAGTTCTTTGAAATATGCTGGATGACTTAAATTTATTAATCTTAAGTcatgtaccttttttttccccccttataaTAGGACTCCAGTTCTTTTGCATAATGGTCTAAGAGCTCAGCAGAGACTCACGGGCTCTAACCTTTACTCCACCTTTGCCATCACCCTCCTATCTGGCCACACTATCCTCGTTCCCAAAACAGTTTCTAAATGTTGTTTTGAacagtttttaaatcatagaGGCGACTGTCAGGAGTACCAGTTACTTTATATATGTAATGTTGAGTGGAGctgctttttatattaaaattaacattGACCTTGTGTTTCTTAAACCTCCCAAACCGCATCATtggtcagatttttaaaactcccaCTGCACAGTTTTCGGCATCTTTTGTGTTGTATCTCTTGCATGTGAAATTTGTAAAATAGAGACAAGTGCAGTATGTATATTTTGTAAATCTCCCGtttttgtaagaaaatatatattgtatttatacatttttactttggatttttgttttgttttgcctttaaaAGTCTACAAGGAAGCCCCACTTTATCACATGTACAGatcacaaataaatttttttaaaatacagagtgAACGTTTATTTAGTTTATGGTTCCTATATAAgccaaaaattagaattttgtatTCTGGAAAGATGCTATGGAGGGACACCATCGGATGTGTCCCTCATAGAAgaagatgttatatatatattgaggtctttttttttttttgccttttaaaatacagAGTGTCATGAATGCCTCAACTGTCCTTCAATTTTTTGTTCTGTCATTGCTGCTTCCTacctctctccaccccaccccactacACACATCCCTAAGCTATTTCATACCCTGCTTTGGATAATTTACTGAAGGTACAGAGTGAGTATCTCTCTTAGAGAAGTGCTATCTGATCCGTGTTTTTACCACCCTTTAGGCATGGAGTCTATATGTGAAAGAAGACGAGGTATTTTTGGTCTGCTTTTCTGAAGATGTTTTCCTCGGGAAGAAGtctgtgaaaaattttttttaatcaccgaTGGGTGTTTTTGTATTCGAATACCTTTTATCCAGATTGTTAATACCTAAATCCCTTGGCGTCAGGTGGCTGGGAAAGTCTGTAGTTGATCCCAGAGATCAGAGCAAGGGCTTGCACGTGGCTCCTTCCCAGCTGTAGGCCTCACTCTACCTTCTAGGTCAACTGAGCCAGAGGTCAAGTGATTCCCTGAGGTGGCAGTGACTCAGCAGCTCCCACAGGAATAGACTCCACGCCTGACCCCAGGATGGCCTCAGAAGCCACCAAAGCTATTCTCTCCTCTTGTCAGAGAGGCTAACTTTGGAATCAGATTAGACCGGAGAAGGCTTCGCTATCCAGGCACTTTGATATTAAACAGTCCCTCAGGGAAATGATAAAGGCATTCTAAATACTCCCAATTCCAAGCCTCgctagcttcttttttttttttcccccactggtCTCTCTTTAATTCAGGTGCCTGTTTGCGGGCTTTTCATAACAGAGTCCCCTCATTCTCTGGCAGCCATCACAGCAGCAGCCAAGACGCTGCTGTTTCTCCTTCCCTGCTTCGGCTTTAAGTTTCTATACTTCTCAAGCTCAACAGAAacgttgtttttgttttaattaacagGCTCACACACATGGCTGGTGTATTTTACAAACACATGGAATGAAAACCAGTGACAGACAGTGCTCACCAGGAGGAGGAAGGCTTGTGGCTGCTCTCTGTGCAAAGCGGCTTTAAGATCCTCCTGGGTTTTGAACATCACAATGGGTGTGAGGTCATCTTAAGCTTGTGAGGATTTTGGCATCCAGGAAGGGAAAAAATCGCGACTTCAAGTCTCGTAAGATTTATTCAGTTTTTGCTCATAAAATGACACCTTTTAGGTTAAAGCATGCTTCTTTTAACACCACACTAATACTGCCAGTTAGGAATGTTTGCTTTTAGAGTCGGTGGAAGGCTCCCAATGGGGTTTTTTCCGCTCACAAATTAACTGCTAAAGGCACTTAGACCCTTCTGTGGGGCGAGCCATGTGACGGCTCCTGTAAATGTGTCCCCTTCCTCTTGTCAGCGCTGCCTAGTCCTTCAGGGCTCAAAAAGACTAAAGAGCACTGGCCTTTAGCGAGGGAATGGAGACTGTGTATGAATAAATCGCTATCTGCTTTTTTATAAGCAGCGATAAAAACGTGGAGTTTAATTCCTCTCACATTGTGAGGCATCCTTAGGTAGAAGATTCTTACCTAAGAATCTGAGAAGCTCAGGGATGTCTATGGAGGACGTCTATGCATCCCAGCAGAAAATAAGTGAGGGAGAGTGTTTGGGAAAGGGCATGGGCAGAGTTCAGGAAAAACTTTGGCAGGAGTTTGGTGTTAATCCCTAGATAAGAAGCAGCAACACCTGTGAAAATTGTCTTCcgtctataaaaaaaaattagtctgtACAATAACCCTATGCAACACCTAATTTCTCAAAGTAGGTTTGTGAGAAGTCTTGGTGAGACAGAAATACGTGTCCTGTTGACAACATTGtaccatgaaagaaaaagattttttttaatgtgcctgatAGCATATAATGATATCAGAAATTTTCTGGGTAGAATTATAGGAGTATAACAGCTGTAGGTTTGAGCCCTGTAATTACACTGGGAAATTCTCTTCTAACTCTCCCATCTTTAATTTCACTGAAAAGGCAGGTGGCTATTTATAGAtggcatatttttatatatgcatatgtggaCAGTGAATAACAGTCTACAAGGTTCCAGGAAATCCTAGAAGAGACTAAAGCACTCCATTGTAGACTACAACATTCCATAGATATGTTcaatttttctcatttcactCTCGGTGATATTAAGGTGATTTCATAAACTTTGGTTCTTCAACTCTTACTTTCCAATTTGTGACATTTCCTAACTGACTCCAAATTGCTCACATTTCATACAAAAGTGAACTAGATAAGAGGGTACCATTAAAATATCAGGTCTTTGGTAAACACATATTGTGACCCTTACTCCCTGGctaaagaaaaaatgttctaattAGAATTTTCTCAGTAGCACAGTGGTAGAAAAACAGAAGTTTGACCAAGACAATAGTTTGTATAAGTGATCTAGTTCAAGAAGTACTGATCAAGCAGCCACTACAGAAGAGGTATTAAAACAGGGACTGGAGGGGTTACAGataaaagacagacagacatacacaccCACCCCTGAAGTAACCGGCAACAGAGTTTAGGGTAAGCACATCTCCATGGAGGAACAAGCAGCTAATTATCTTTCCAGACAGAACTTGGCAGGTGTTGTCACAGAAGCCCAAATGCTATTTGGAATAATATTACTTGACATTTGGTGGCATTTACTTGTTTAAAAGCTTCTTTCACATCCATTATTTGGCTTTATCCTGCAATTATTGTATCGATCTTGTAACATGGAAtacttcctattttaaaaatgaagatgctgAGAGCCTTGAAGTAATGacacaggaaaaggaa belongs to Phacochoerus africanus isolate WHEZ1 chromosome 3, ROS_Pafr_v1, whole genome shotgun sequence and includes:
- the FZD7 gene encoding frizzled-7, with the protein product MRGPRTAASPSPLGLCTMVLAVLGALPAGAGAQPYHGEKGISVPDHGFCQPISIPLCTDIAYNQTILPNLLGHTNQEDAGLEVHQFYPLVKVQCSPELRFFLCSMYAPVCTVLDKAIPPCRSLCERARQGCEALMNKFGFQWPERLRCENFPVHGAGEICVGQNTSDGSGGPGGGPTAYPTAPYMPDLPFTALPPGAADGRGRSAFPFSCPRQLKVPPYLGYRFLGERDCGAPCEPGRANGLMYFKEEERRFARLWVGVWSVLCCASTLFTVLTYLVDMRRFSYPERPIIFLSGCYFMVAVAHVAGFLLEDRAVCVERFSEDGYRTVAQGTKKEGCTILFMVLYFFGMASSIWWVILSLTWFLAAGMKWGHEAIEANSQYFHLAAWAVPAVKTITILAMGQVDGDLLSGVCYVGLSSVDALRGFVLAPLFVYLFIGTSFLLAGFVSLFRIRTIMKHDGTKTEKLEKLMVRIGVFSVLYTVPATIVLACYFYEQAFREHWERTWLLQTCKSYAVPCPPGHFPPMSPDFTVFMIKYLMTMIVGITTGFWIWSGKTLQSWRRFYHRLSHSSKGETAV